The Candidatus Neptunochlamydia vexilliferae genome segment TTGAAAAGGCTGGGGAGGTAAACGTTTGCCCCCCTGGATCTAAGCAGATGTAGGGCTCCTTGGGTAGAGCTTCTTTGAGTTCCCACTCAATGGCGACCGTTCCAGTAAGCCGCTTTTCATACTCGGCAAGGGCGGCATCGAGCCATGCCTCTTTGGTCTTTCCGGGAGAAATTATTTTTATTTTTAGCATCTTTTTTCCTAGTTTGGTACAACCTCTGGTTGCCACTTATATGTCAATTGAAGGGATTTTCGATTTTTTTTCAGGTTCAAGGGGGCAAAATGACCACATACTTTGATAAAGTAGGGGTCATTTTGCCCATCTGGACCTGGAGAAAAAGAAAAATTCAAGCAGTTGACAGTAGGTGACACCCAGAGGTATAATGATACTCGAATTTTGTTAGAGAGTGCAATGGATAATTATTTCTTTTGGGATGTCGACCCCATCGCCTTTACGATCCCCTTGATCAACCGACCGATTGCCTGGTATGGGATCCTCTTTGCGATCGGCTTCTTCCTCGGCTTTTACCTATTGGTTTCTCTTGTTAGAAAGGCTCAAGGTTGGGACAAAAAAGAGGCGGTTCGCTTTTCGGAAAAACTGACCGTCTATGTCATCATTGGGACGGTGGTTGGGGCCCGCCTTGGCCACATCCTATTTTATGAGAACTTGCGTGAGTATTTATTGCACCCCCTCGACATCTTAAAGACGTGGGAAGGGGGACTCGCCAGCCATGGGGGCGTTGTGGGGATTTTTATCGCCCTCACCGTCTTCTACTTTAGGCAGCGGAAGGTATCGATTTTGCGGACGGTTGACCTGATTGTTGTTCCCGCCCTTTTGGTGGGAACCCTGATCCGTTTGGGAAACTTTGTGAACCAAGAGGTTTTGGGGACGGTGACAACGGTTCCTTGGGCGGTTGTTTTTGGCCATCCGATCGACGGGAGCTTGCCGACGCCCCGCCACCCCGCGCAACTGTATGAAGCGCTCTTTTACTTTGCGATGTTTTTAACCTTTTGGAAGCTCTTTCCCCGCATGATTGCTCAGACGGGACGGCTGGCAGGACTCTTCTTTGTGGCGGTTTTTGCCTTCCGCTTTGGGGTGGAATTTCTCAAAGAAGAGCAGAGCCACCTCCTTGGAGAACACCTATTCACAATGGGGCAGTGGCTTTCGATTCCGCTTGTTTTTCTCGGGATTATACTGCTTTGGAAGGAACGAAGGGGAGAAGTTGATCAGACAACTTTTCTAGAGTCTCGGTAAGCTTTTCCTTCGTCCATTCAGGATGACGCCCTTTAAGGAGGGTTTTATGCCACAAGATAAACCGGTCGTAGGTCGACTGGCTCCCGTCGGTCAGAAGATTATACCACAGATATTTGTAGAGAATCCACAGCCGCTTTTCAAGCTGCTCCTCAAAAGAAGCGAGGAGGGGATAGTGTTTGGGAGCTTCTCGTTTCATGTGATCGATAAAGGTTTCATGGTTCACCTCGTCCTCGGTGAGGCGGAGCGTTTGCCACTCTTTTTCTAGGAAGCTCAGGAGGGGAGTTTTGGGGTCGAAGTGGACCGAGCGGATAAGCATATCGTTTTGGGCCACCCAGGTATCGACCTTTTCCTGCACCGTCTCTTCATCGAAATGAAGGGCATTTACCTTTTTGAAGAACTGGACAGTGTTGCTGATGATCATCCGGAACGATTGCTTGGGGTTGTCGATGAGGACATTGGCAAGCTCTTTTTCTAAAAGGGCGAGAAGATCGAGAGGGATATGGGAGAGAGGGGCCCCTCCCTCTTCGATCATTTTCCAGATGAGAAGCTCAAACTGTTCGAGCTGGGACTTACTTAAGCAGGGCAGTGTTATGGCCTGCTTATAAGCTACAAAAATGGCATCTTCGGAAGCGGCATCGCCCATCAGATGAAGTTCTGCATTGATAAAGACAAAAAGAGCCTGATCAAGGTCGGGAGGGAGCATCCCCTCTTTTCCAATATGACCGATCATGGCGCGGAGCTCTTTTTCGCTCACGTTTTTGGGAAGAGCTGCGGCAATGGTGTAAAGGGCTAAGATTCTTTGGATCAGCTCGACGCGGTGCTCATCACTTGTTAACTCTTGGTTAAACTTTCCCATTTCGATCTGGTTACGGACAAAACTTTCGATCTCTTTCCGCTCCTTTAAGGAAAAGTGGCAGGTAACTAAAGAGCTATGGTAGAGCTTTTCAGCCAAAATCATCGAAAGGGTCGAGGTAAGCTCGTTTTTTTTAGCGAGTGTTTTCACTTCGTTATAAGAGCTCAAAGTTTTGAGAATTTCCCTCTTCAAAAGACCGGGTTCTAAAGAGCACGCATTCAGGGAGTCAATTCCCAGTAAAGCGGAAGTAGGCACCACATCTTTTGCGCCGCATTCTTCCCCTATAGCGCCTGCGGCTATGGGGTCGTCATTTGGTGCAAAATCTATAGCACCTACTCCACTTTCCTTAGGAATGCACCCCCTGAACGCGTACTCTGAAGCAGATGTTTCTAGTTGCGTCTTAACGATCAGTTTATCGAGCTTATCATACTCATCATAGGGACTTTTTGCTTGAAAAGAGCTCAACCCTTTGAGGAGATGTTTTTGAACTGCCCAGACAATCTTAGTCAGATGGTCCACTTTGGGGCGGGTTCCCTCAAAGGTAGCGATACATTCTGAGAGCTTGACAGCGATATGTTCGGCAATGGTGTAAGGGGGAAGGTGGTAAGGGGCTGTTTCCGCTTTTAAATTCTCCCGGATCATATACTTGAGGTTCAACGCCCCATTTTCTTTGACGGCACCCCGCTGCCCCTGGATCTTTTCATAGTAGTAAGAGACCTTCTCCCACATTTTTTTAAGAGCAGAAGCGCCCAAACGGTACTTGGGAAATTTTTCCTTAAACTCAGGGAGGATTTTTGCAAGGAGATTTACCTCAATCTTTCCAGACCAACTTTTTGAGCTTCCCGACTCTTCGATCTCCCCCTTAATCTTCTTTGAAAGGAAAAGGCTTAAATCGGAAAAGGGGTCATAAAAATCTTCTGCCTCATCGATCGGGTAAAGGGGAGTCCCCCCTTCTATAAAACGGTAATCGGCTTGATTCATTTCATCATTTGGCTGATAAAGACCTGACATAAAAAAGACCCGCTTATTTGAACACTTGATTCCTTCTATGGCAACTCCAATTATTTTTTTCCAAGCTTTTTCTTGCAAAAAACAACAAAAAAATTTAGAAGGGAGATTAAAACTAATTTTCAGAGGTGTTTTCATGAAGACGTTCTTGCTAGCCTGTATGATTTTTCTAACCAATATCGGTTTCTGTAATGATCCGACAAAAAATATCCATTTCCCAGCTCCTGCAGCTCCTAACGGCCATAATGCCGTTTCCTGTATGGACGGAGGATTCTCTCTTAAAGGGGAGTTTTTATGGTGGCGTGCTCAGATGGGTAACCTTGACTATGCCTTTAAATCGGGAACAACGATCTCTTTAGTTCCCCCTATTGTTGCAAGTACTAAGATCCGAGAGCCCGATTTTTCGTTTGATCCCGGTGTCCGGTTAAGCCTTGGCTACGACTTTGGAAAAGAGCGGGCTGACCTATTTTTAAAGTGGACCTATCACTATACCGACGCCACAGACCAAACAGGAAACTCTAGGACTTCAGGAAGCCTTATCTCAACGAAAGACTTAATCTCTGAGAACGGGGTTCTTGTCATTACGAGCGCAGATAGTGGCAAAATCCAATGGCAAACCCGTCTAAATATGTTCGACCTTAACATGGGATATGAGTACTTTATAGGTCCCCGATTTTCTGTAAGACCTTTTATGGGACTTAAAGGGACCTGGATCGATATGGATACTGCCGTTAATTACCAAAGTGTTACAGGTCCAACCTCTAGCTTTTCTTCTGTTCGCTTTAAAAATAAGGCTGATTACTGGGGAGTGGGTCCTCAGGTGGGCGTCGATGGTTCTTTCCACCTTGGGTGGGGCTTCTCAATCTTTAGCAATAGCTCCATTGCATTTGTGTACGGAAATTATGACCAAGAGTTTAAACAAACAACCTCCGCAGGAGGAAGAATCACTGCCAAGCACGATAGCTTCTCAAGGCAGCGGGCGATTGGAGCTATTGCCATTGGGCTCAACTGGACCCACTGTTTTTCCAATCACTACCTGCTAGGGTTTAACCTCGGTTGGGAAGGGCAATACTTTTGGAACCAGTACCAGTTCCGGTTTGCAAAAGACTCGACCTACCATGGAGACTTGACCTATACCGGACTCAATGCAGGAATTCGTTTTGACTTTTGATCACTTACTTGGCATAATAAGAACTTTAGTAGAACCCAAGGCTAAACCATGAATCACATGACTATTATGGGACATCTCGGGGCCGATCCCGAAGTCCGTTTCACTTCCTCAGGACAAAAAGTGACCACCCTCCGTGTGGCAAGCAACCAAAGACGGGGAGGACAAGACCACACCTTTTGGTGGCGGGTCACCATTTGGGGAGAGCACCTCGACAAAATTCTTTCTTATTTCAAGAAAGGGAGCGCTATTGTTTTGATGGGGGAAATGCGTAAACCCGAGATTTATACCGATAAGAATGGGCAGCCCCAAATCTCTCTTGATTTTGTTGCGCATAACATCTCCTTTCCTCCTTTCGGAAAAGGAGACCAGCAACAAACAACTTCAACCTATGGCAGCAGTGTTTCAGAGCAACAGGCAACCCCCGCCTATAGCAGCGCTCCCGAGCAGCAACCTCCTATTCAACAAGGACAAGGAGAACAACCAGCTAGCTCTTCTGCCTTTAGCGAGGATGAGATACCCTTTTAATGGATTTTGCAACCCCTTCCAAACGGCCTAAAGCCGACCTTGTTGTCGTCCCCTGTTTCAAAACGAAAAAGGGGGCAGTTCTTGCTGCCACTGTTTCCGACCTCAAAGGAGCGGTAACCCCGATCCTCAAAGCCGGAGACTTTAACGGCGAAGAAGGGGCAACCATGCTTGCCTACCTGACCGGCAAAACCGAAAAGCGACTCCTTTTCCTCGGTCTTGGAGAGGAGAGCTGCACAATGGAGGGGCTCCGTAGGGCCTATGCTGCGGCGATGAAGCGGTGCCAAAATAAAAAATGGCCCACCGTCAATTTCCTCCTCCCCAAACATCCCAAACTCGCCGTTGACGACGTCACCCGCGCCGTTTCCGAGGGGATCGCACTCAGCAGCTATGTCTTCGATGAGTGGAAGTCCAAAGAGGGAAAAAAGCCTTTCTTCATTAAGAAGGCAAACCTGATTGGCGCCAAAAACAAAACCATTCCAGCCAAAACCTTAAAAATCTTAAGTGGTGTGAACCTTGCGCGGAACCTCATTAACCGGAACGCCCTTGACATCACCCCCCAAGCTTTAGG includes the following:
- the lgt gene encoding prolipoprotein diacylglyceryl transferase, with protein sequence MDNYFFWDVDPIAFTIPLINRPIAWYGILFAIGFFLGFYLLVSLVRKAQGWDKKEAVRFSEKLTVYVIIGTVVGARLGHILFYENLREYLLHPLDILKTWEGGLASHGGVVGIFIALTVFYFRQRKVSILRTVDLIVVPALLVGTLIRLGNFVNQEVLGTVTTVPWAVVFGHPIDGSLPTPRHPAQLYEALFYFAMFLTFWKLFPRMIAQTGRLAGLFFVAVFAFRFGVEFLKEEQSHLLGEHLFTMGQWLSIPLVFLGIILLWKERRGEVDQTTFLESR
- a CDS encoding Lpg1974 family pore-forming outer membrane protein, coding for MKTFLLACMIFLTNIGFCNDPTKNIHFPAPAAPNGHNAVSCMDGGFSLKGEFLWWRAQMGNLDYAFKSGTTISLVPPIVASTKIREPDFSFDPGVRLSLGYDFGKERADLFLKWTYHYTDATDQTGNSRTSGSLISTKDLISENGVLVITSADSGKIQWQTRLNMFDLNMGYEYFIGPRFSVRPFMGLKGTWIDMDTAVNYQSVTGPTSSFSSVRFKNKADYWGVGPQVGVDGSFHLGWGFSIFSNSSIAFVYGNYDQEFKQTTSAGGRITAKHDSFSRQRAIGAIAIGLNWTHCFSNHYLLGFNLGWEGQYFWNQYQFRFAKDSTYHGDLTYTGLNAGIRFDF
- the ssb gene encoding single-stranded DNA-binding protein, whose translation is MNHMTIMGHLGADPEVRFTSSGQKVTTLRVASNQRRGGQDHTFWWRVTIWGEHLDKILSYFKKGSAIVLMGEMRKPEIYTDKNGQPQISLDFVAHNISFPPFGKGDQQQTTSTYGSSVSEQQATPAYSSAPEQQPPIQQGQGEQPASSSAFSEDEIPF